In Armatimonadota bacterium, a single genomic region encodes these proteins:
- a CDS encoding lactonase family protein — MELTRLLAIFIGTYTSPGGSEGIYQALLDIQTGELTQKKLFAKLQNPSYLLRRGETLYAVSEKANGEIWGFDMKGEEINHQPTGGDYPCHLDHDGDGIVVANYNKGVFARYFLSAKGELQSPEFFTNNGSGPNKSRQDASHAHFIGETEKNLFACDLGTDEVLIFKKGSLNDPARFKTAPGAGPRHAAFDSTRNILFVNNELNCTVSALKFDEKKGSLKELNTLSTLPVGTDLKGNSTAEIRVFQNKFVYVSNRGHHSIASYAIQNDGKLKLIEVTPAGVKTPRGMNIDPSNTWLLVAGQDDNVIKSFRINPKTGKLKPSGFSLAVSKPVDIAF; from the coding sequence ATGGAACTCACCCGCTTACTCGCAATCTTTATCGGCACCTACACCTCCCCCGGTGGAAGCGAAGGCATCTATCAAGCCTTGCTCGACATCCAAACTGGTGAGCTCACCCAAAAGAAGCTATTCGCCAAGCTCCAAAACCCGAGCTATCTTCTTCGGCGAGGCGAAACCTTGTATGCCGTGAGCGAGAAAGCCAACGGCGAGATCTGGGGCTTCGACATGAAGGGCGAAGAGATCAACCACCAGCCCACCGGTGGTGACTACCCCTGCCACCTCGATCACGACGGTGACGGTATCGTTGTCGCCAACTACAACAAAGGCGTCTTCGCCCGCTACTTCCTCAGCGCTAAAGGCGAGTTGCAATCTCCAGAGTTTTTTACCAACAACGGTTCTGGCCCGAACAAGTCGCGCCAAGACGCTTCTCACGCACACTTCATCGGCGAAACCGAGAAGAATCTTTTCGCTTGCGACCTTGGCACCGACGAAGTTCTCATCTTCAAAAAGGGCTCTCTGAATGACCCAGCCAGGTTCAAAACCGCCCCTGGGGCGGGTCCCCGTCACGCGGCATTCGACTCAACGCGAAACATTCTATTCGTCAATAACGAGCTCAACTGCACCGTTTCTGCGCTCAAGTTCGACGAAAAGAAGGGAAGCCTTAAGGAACTCAACACACTCTCTACTCTGCCCGTCGGAACCGACCTGAAAGGCAACTCCACCGCCGAAATCCGCGTCTTCCAAAACAAATTCGTTTACGTTTCCAATCGGGGCCACCACTCCATCGCCAGCTACGCCATCCAAAATGACGGCAAGCTCAAGCTCATCGAAGTCACCCCTGCCGGAGTCAAAACCCCCCGAGGAATGAACATCGACCCCAGCAACACCTGGCTCCTTGTCGCCGGACAAGACGACAACGTGATCAAGTCCTTCCGCATCAACCCCAAAACCGGCAAACTTAAACCCAGCGGCTTCTCGCTGGCGGTCAGCAAGCCCGTCGATATCGCATTCTAA
- the rplL gene encoding 50S ribosomal protein L7/L12, with product MASIDSIVESISGLTAIELSELKKALEDKFGVTAAAPAFNPAMFAGMAPAGGGAAEVEEKTSFDVILAEAGGQKLQVIKVVRELTGLGLKEAKDLVDGAPQPLKQGVSKDEADSIKKQIDEAGGKVEIK from the coding sequence ATGGCATCCATCGATTCAATCGTTGAAAGTATTAGCGGACTTACCGCAATCGAGCTCTCCGAGCTCAAGAAGGCACTTGAGGACAAGTTCGGCGTTACCGCTGCAGCTCCTGCGTTTAACCCAGCTATGTTCGCTGGAATGGCTCCAGCTGGCGGCGGCGCTGCTGAAGTCGAAGAGAAGACCTCGTTCGACGTCATCCTTGCTGAGGCAGGCGGACAGAAGCTCCAGGTCATCAAGGTCGTTCGCGAACTCACCGGTCTTGGCCTCAAAGAAGCCAAGGACCTCGTCGACGGCGCTCCACAGCCTTTGAAGCAGGGCGTTTCGAAGGACGAAGCAGATTCGATCAAGAAGCAGATCGACGAAGCTGGCGGAAAGGTCGAAATCAAGTAA
- the rplJ gene encoding 50S ribosomal protein L10 — protein sequence MPTEAKAQVIEQAKEWYSKSSGVIFADYRGLSVKQMQGLRADLRKKGAEIHVVKNTLFRAAVGEDVNTLPAEFHNGTTAYAYIFEDEAGCAKALLDFAKSSKKLVVKGGLFGGKAMSADQVKALSDLPPRDVLISQVIGTIAAPLSNLVGTIEALYAEPIRTIGAVADQAAEKAA from the coding sequence ATGCCCACAGAAGCAAAAGCACAAGTGATCGAGCAGGCGAAGGAGTGGTACTCCAAGTCGTCGGGCGTGATCTTTGCTGACTACCGCGGACTCAGTGTTAAGCAGATGCAGGGGCTTCGAGCCGACCTTCGCAAGAAGGGCGCCGAAATCCATGTTGTCAAGAACACGTTGTTCCGAGCGGCAGTTGGCGAGGATGTCAACACCCTTCCGGCTGAGTTCCACAACGGCACAACCGCATACGCTTACATCTTCGAAGATGAAGCGGGTTGTGCAAAGGCACTTCTCGATTTCGCTAAATCCAGCAAGAAGCTCGTCGTAAAAGGCGGACTCTTTGGTGGCAAAGCGATGTCTGCTGACCAGGTCAAGGCCCTTTCGGACCTTCCTCCGCGCGATGTTCTCATCTCGCAGGTTATCGGAACCATCGCTGCTCCTCTCAGCAACCTCGTTGGAACCATCGAAGCCCTTTATGCGGAACCAATCCGCACGATTGGCGCGGTGGCCGACCAGGCAGCGGAGAAAGCCGCCTAA
- a CDS encoding PadR family transcriptional regulator — protein sequence MARKSSSASDSLGTLILAVLENETAHGYAIAAKIRALSDHKFIAGEGTLYPALRKLEAEQHIQSEWIISPSGPAKREYSITDQGRKELEQRRHEWQTYRDSVDLILVRKPIHEP from the coding sequence GTGGCACGCAAAAGCTCATCAGCCTCCGACTCCCTCGGAACCCTGATCCTCGCGGTTCTCGAAAACGAGACCGCGCACGGCTACGCCATCGCCGCCAAAATCCGGGCGCTCAGCGACCATAAATTCATCGCCGGAGAAGGCACCCTGTACCCGGCTCTGAGAAAACTGGAGGCCGAGCAACACATCCAGTCCGAATGGATCATCAGCCCGTCTGGCCCCGCAAAAAGGGAATACAGCATCACCGATCAGGGCCGCAAAGAGCTTGAACAAAGAAGGCACGAGTGGCAAACTTACCGCGACTCCGTCGACCTGATCCTAGTAAGGAAACCCATCCATGAACCATGA
- a CDS encoding DUF1269 domain-containing protein, whose protein sequence is MNTITTQQTVTGTFDTHNLAEAAVRQLVKEGYKMSDLTVLGMDYHSEEHPIGFINTSDRMIATGSYGAFWGGLWGLLFGSAFLFIPGVGPIVVAGWLASSLVGAAEGIIVGGALGALGAALLSSGIPKDSVVEYQTSVQAGKFLVIARGDEKALETARAAFFLS, encoded by the coding sequence ATGAACACTATTACAACACAGCAAACCGTTACCGGCACATTCGACACTCACAACCTTGCGGAGGCTGCGGTGAGGCAGTTGGTGAAGGAAGGCTACAAGATGAGTGACCTGACCGTATTGGGCATGGATTACCATAGCGAGGAGCATCCGATTGGGTTTATCAACACTTCGGATCGGATGATTGCGACGGGTTCCTACGGAGCGTTTTGGGGTGGGCTTTGGGGCCTTCTTTTTGGCTCGGCATTTCTGTTTATTCCCGGCGTCGGACCGATCGTCGTCGCGGGCTGGCTGGCTTCATCGCTGGTTGGCGCCGCTGAAGGGATCATTGTCGGCGGAGCGCTTGGTGCGCTTGGCGCTGCTCTTCTCAGCTCGGGAATTCCGAAGGATAGCGTTGTGGAGTATCAAACGAGCGTCCAAGCCGGAAAATTCCTCGTGATCGCCCGTGGCGATGAGAAGGCGCTGGAAACGGCGCGCGCTGCATTCTTTTTAAGCTGA
- a CDS encoding BON domain-containing protein, with protein sequence MTHDEELQLSVMNALHANPLIDPRHIGVAVNEKVVTLTGVVPGYYQKLQAEKTALHVPGIRGLAQELDIKLAHEHDRSDTQLAEAAAEHLLWDMAVPAGISVTTEDGWVTLTGSVQWPYQRLAAEHAVHRLYGLKGIFNHVVVKQEATMAHIKTQIEDTLKQAAQREADRIDVRVNDGVVTLRGVVQGWSEKNDAVRAAWATPGVSKVDNFLEVGV encoded by the coding sequence ATGACCCATGACGAAGAACTCCAACTGTCGGTGATGAATGCGCTTCACGCCAACCCACTGATTGACCCGCGACACATCGGGGTCGCAGTGAACGAGAAGGTGGTTACGCTGACGGGAGTCGTCCCCGGCTACTACCAGAAGCTGCAGGCCGAAAAAACAGCGCTGCACGTTCCCGGAATTCGCGGCCTGGCTCAGGAGCTTGACATTAAGTTGGCACATGAGCATGATCGCAGCGACACTCAGCTCGCTGAGGCGGCGGCGGAGCACTTGCTTTGGGACATGGCGGTCCCTGCCGGGATCTCGGTGACGACCGAGGATGGTTGGGTTACCCTGACCGGGAGCGTTCAGTGGCCCTACCAGCGGCTAGCGGCGGAGCATGCGGTTCACCGTCTGTATGGCTTGAAGGGCATCTTTAACCATGTTGTGGTGAAGCAAGAAGCGACGATGGCCCACATCAAGACTCAGATTGAGGACACCTTGAAACAGGCAGCGCAGCGAGAGGCCGATCGGATTGACGTTCGAGTTAATGACGGCGTCGTTACTCTTCGAGGTGTTGTCCAGGGCTGGAGCGAGAAGAACGATGCGGTTCGGGCGGCATGGGCGACTCCTGGCGTTTCAAAGGTCGACAACTTCCTTGAAGTTGGTGTCTGA
- a CDS encoding immunoglobulin domain-containing protein produces the protein MTRKTALLATIPLLVAMIGCGGKLDELVKPIIANQPSNQTVKTGNAFGFAVLATGAGLNYQWFKLNTTTSTYEPITGGTSPTYSKTVSVAGDIGTYRVEVSNAGGTTTSNAVTLTLTP, from the coding sequence ATGACCAGAAAGACCGCCCTCTTAGCCACCATTCCCCTGCTCGTTGCCATGATCGGATGCGGAGGAAAGCTGGATGAGTTGGTCAAGCCAATCATCGCGAATCAACCTTCGAATCAGACGGTAAAGACTGGAAATGCCTTCGGCTTCGCTGTCCTTGCCACGGGAGCAGGCCTGAACTACCAGTGGTTCAAGCTTAATACGACAACCAGCACTTACGAGCCAATTACTGGTGGAACAAGCCCAACCTATTCAAAGACGGTCTCCGTTGCTGGTGACATTGGAACATACAGGGTTGAGGTCTCCAACGCCGGTGGGACGACGACGAGCAACGCGGTGACGCTGACTTTAACGCCGTAA
- a CDS encoding acyl-ACP desaturase produces the protein MLSQAERWYAFERSVAGFYRWYIARSQELRNWNADLSLNWRDLRQDLSDSTMRIVEGYYAVEQFIPDYVSKVLNVIRESYGRSQFYIRWGSEEERHADLWRNALLFSGRRSEKWLHEYNYQLRGQEWHLPWDEPFRMVFYTVFQERATQVNYLNLGLVAKGEKQIDGVDDTDPVLAQACRLIAIDEAAHYNFFLELSRLILYYFPEEGVAAMYDIVKHFMMPAHDIIPDYDEFTRILHKAGVFGLRQHSRDVVQVVLSQFGIEGVKALEAGIRRSRDIPDMEGKFRSGAYLDSMDYGLVEKKVTQLHARVTHFEESFGRHEFDQFEFVENPELTEIAEYQRQQREEHIAPIMEPEDEAAN, from the coding sequence ATGCTTTCTCAAGCAGAACGGTGGTATGCCTTCGAGCGCTCGGTTGCTGGCTTCTATCGCTGGTACATCGCACGGTCGCAGGAGTTACGCAACTGGAACGCTGACTTATCTTTGAACTGGCGAGACCTTCGCCAGGACTTGTCGGATTCCACGATGCGAATCGTCGAGGGCTACTACGCCGTCGAACAGTTCATTCCCGACTACGTCAGCAAAGTCCTCAACGTCATCCGCGAGAGCTACGGTCGCTCACAGTTCTACATCCGCTGGGGAAGCGAAGAAGAGCGCCATGCCGACCTTTGGCGAAACGCCCTACTGTTCAGCGGTCGTCGAAGTGAGAAGTGGTTGCACGAGTATAACTACCAGCTTAGAGGCCAAGAGTGGCACTTGCCGTGGGACGAACCGTTCCGCATGGTGTTCTACACTGTTTTCCAAGAGCGAGCAACCCAGGTTAACTACCTCAACCTCGGCTTGGTCGCCAAAGGCGAAAAGCAGATCGACGGAGTCGATGATACGGACCCGGTGCTCGCCCAAGCCTGCCGCCTCATCGCCATCGACGAAGCTGCGCACTACAACTTCTTCCTAGAACTGTCGCGCTTGATCTTGTACTACTTCCCTGAGGAAGGAGTTGCCGCAATGTACGACATTGTGAAGCACTTCATGATGCCTGCCCACGACATCATCCCGGACTACGATGAGTTCACTCGAATTCTGCACAAGGCGGGCGTGTTCGGCCTGCGACAGCATAGCCGAGACGTCGTTCAGGTTGTTCTGTCGCAGTTTGGAATTGAAGGCGTCAAGGCTCTTGAAGCCGGAATCCGGCGCTCACGCGATATTCCGGACATGGAAGGCAAGTTTCGCAGCGGTGCTTACTTGGACTCGATGGACTACGGCCTGGTCGAAAAGAAGGTCACCCAGCTTCACGCGCGCGTGACTCACTTCGAAGAGTCGTTTGGACGACACGAATTCGACCAGTTTGAGTTCGTCGAAAATCCCGAGCTGACGGAGATCGCTGAGTATCAGCGGCAGCAAAGGGAAGAGCACATCGCCCCGATTATGGAGCCGGAAGACGAAGCCGCAAACTGA
- a CDS encoding aspartate 1-decarboxylase, whose amino-acid sequence MRLSQLLKAKLHHARITYCNPDYIGSIEIGAELMRAVGIQDGELVHIWSVTGTSRITTYAFAGPKGTIGINGGAAHFFKSGEKVIIAAFDLSDEPIIPRVLLLDKNNAIERDMTPFSVIG is encoded by the coding sequence ATGCGACTCTCGCAACTTCTGAAGGCCAAACTCCACCACGCGAGGATCACTTACTGCAACCCCGACTACATCGGGTCAATCGAGATTGGTGCCGAGCTCATGCGGGCAGTCGGAATTCAGGATGGCGAACTTGTCCACATCTGGAGCGTCACTGGTACTTCAAGAATCACGACCTACGCCTTTGCCGGTCCTAAAGGCACCATTGGCATCAACGGCGGCGCTGCACACTTTTTCAAGTCGGGCGAGAAGGTCATCATTGCGGCCTTCGACCTTTCCGATGAACCTATCATCCCAAGAGTCCTGTTGCTCGACAAGAACAACGCGATCGAACGAGACATGACCCCGTTCTCCGTCATCGGCTGA
- the ccsA gene encoding cytochrome c biogenesis protein CcsA, which translates to MDKDAQLAQLADAPAWGNMLGAVGRYSIIFALIGFVFAIVFSIKDFAKLRRLAFGVGCLAIISAFGTLITLFVTNQFQFKYVAEHSEAINPLIYKISALWTGQQGSFLLWAFWSSICAGVTFRRAQGLERGYTAVWSVILGLLAGILTRETPFQLIEQAITTKGVIKMPFDGNGMVPTLQNYWNNIHPPVVFFGFASLAIPFCYAMAGVLHKDTNEWVKLTRGPVIFGMTILGVGISLGGLWAYETLNWGGFWGWDPVENVSLVPWLFLVALSHGIIMQTTRQKWISTNVFLGGLPFIAFVYGTFLTRSGLLDKVSNHSFAQMEGGALQILRAGMIGLMIAFVAAYIITVHRQPKTENQEPAAGVNRETFYQMGMLSLCLLASVIALGMSWPVITALRGGEGARVEEAVYHRALIWFFVPIMIAIAVGPIASWKREGLKSLTSRLITLLSISLGLVGALLLVFKHEKFGVRLTPGATLHTPLQGVEFPLVPGMAIIMFLAIFPAITNLWRAIELSKRSKLGVGPFISHFGICVLIGGLLISRGFEREADITITAQTPGEGIGYKIAFKAYDWEKRTDRNNRVKFEVTDPDGRQFEIAPTLFYHQMGGPESPENAQVWPYIVQSFSHDLNFAMAEPVVEFFKPAMIIKPGETKTQSNVTVKHLKSTNNGKFGQSGAEFGAQLEISYEDRGELKKFNVTPTLKLVEGGLQPTLHPAGDFQVALESMNANDKSVNVQLYVNPPFFPIKLFYKPLASLVWIGTGVFLIGGLMSAANRRLKRNSAPG; encoded by the coding sequence ATGGATAAAGATGCTCAGTTAGCCCAGCTCGCCGATGCCCCCGCATGGGGCAACATGCTCGGAGCGGTTGGTCGCTACAGCATCATCTTTGCCCTCATCGGATTCGTTTTCGCCATCGTCTTTAGCATCAAAGATTTCGCCAAGCTTCGACGACTTGCTTTCGGTGTCGGATGCCTTGCGATCATCTCCGCTTTCGGCACTCTGATCACACTGTTCGTTACAAACCAGTTTCAGTTCAAATACGTTGCAGAGCATAGCGAAGCGATCAACCCGTTGATCTACAAAATCTCCGCCCTTTGGACTGGGCAACAGGGCAGTTTCCTGCTCTGGGCGTTTTGGAGTTCCATTTGCGCTGGCGTGACCTTTCGACGAGCCCAAGGGCTTGAGAGGGGCTACACCGCCGTTTGGTCGGTGATCCTTGGACTACTTGCCGGAATTCTGACTCGTGAGACACCCTTTCAGTTGATCGAACAGGCGATAACAACCAAGGGCGTTATCAAGATGCCGTTCGATGGAAACGGCATGGTGCCAACGCTCCAGAACTACTGGAACAACATCCACCCGCCCGTTGTGTTCTTCGGCTTCGCTTCATTGGCGATTCCTTTCTGCTACGCCATGGCTGGCGTTCTTCATAAGGACACCAACGAGTGGGTGAAGCTCACGCGTGGTCCGGTCATTTTTGGCATGACCATCCTCGGGGTCGGCATTTCGCTCGGCGGTCTCTGGGCCTACGAAACCCTGAACTGGGGCGGCTTTTGGGGCTGGGATCCGGTAGAAAACGTCTCGCTCGTTCCCTGGCTATTCCTGGTCGCGCTGAGTCATGGAATCATCATGCAGACCACTCGGCAAAAGTGGATCAGCACAAACGTCTTCCTCGGCGGTCTACCGTTCATTGCGTTTGTATACGGCACATTCTTAACCCGAAGCGGTCTGCTTGACAAAGTGAGCAATCACAGCTTCGCCCAGATGGAAGGCGGCGCGCTGCAGATTCTCCGGGCAGGCATGATCGGTCTCATGATCGCCTTCGTTGCGGCTTACATCATCACTGTACACCGACAACCGAAAACTGAGAACCAAGAACCCGCGGCTGGAGTTAACCGAGAGACGTTTTACCAAATGGGCATGCTTAGCCTTTGCCTTTTGGCATCAGTTATCGCACTTGGCATGAGCTGGCCTGTCATCACCGCGCTCCGCGGCGGTGAGGGTGCTCGGGTCGAAGAGGCGGTCTACCACCGTGCACTCATCTGGTTCTTCGTGCCGATCATGATTGCGATTGCCGTCGGCCCGATCGCCAGTTGGAAGCGAGAAGGCCTAAAATCACTCACCTCCCGATTGATCACCCTGCTAAGCATCAGCCTGGGTCTAGTGGGTGCTCTGCTACTGGTGTTTAAGCACGAGAAGTTTGGCGTCAGACTCACTCCTGGCGCGACCCTGCACACGCCCCTTCAGGGCGTTGAGTTCCCGCTTGTTCCCGGAATGGCGATCATCATGTTCCTCGCCATCTTCCCGGCGATCACCAACCTCTGGCGAGCCATTGAACTCAGCAAGCGCTCCAAGCTCGGTGTCGGCCCATTCATCTCCCACTTTGGAATTTGCGTTCTGATTGGTGGCTTACTGATCTCACGCGGATTCGAACGCGAAGCAGACATTACGATCACTGCCCAGACTCCAGGCGAAGGAATTGGATACAAGATCGCCTTCAAAGCATACGACTGGGAAAAGCGAACCGACCGAAACAACCGAGTCAAATTTGAGGTCACTGATCCCGACGGTCGCCAGTTTGAGATCGCCCCAACGCTGTTCTACCACCAGATGGGCGGGCCAGAAAGTCCGGAGAACGCGCAAGTTTGGCCCTATATTGTCCAGAGTTTCAGCCACGACCTCAATTTCGCCATGGCGGAACCGGTCGTAGAATTCTTCAAGCCGGCAATGATAATCAAACCCGGCGAGACGAAGACCCAATCAAACGTGACCGTGAAGCATCTCAAGTCGACCAACAATGGTAAGTTTGGTCAGTCGGGAGCAGAGTTTGGTGCCCAGCTCGAAATCAGCTACGAGGACCGAGGCGAACTGAAGAAGTTCAATGTGACTCCAACCCTCAAGCTAGTTGAAGGCGGACTGCAGCCAACTCTTCACCCAGCCGGAGATTTTCAAGTCGCGCTTGAATCGATGAACGCGAATGACAAATCGGTCAATGTTCAGCTCTACGTCAACCCTCCCTTCTTCCCCATCAAGCTCTTCTACAAGCCCCTCGCCTCACTGGTCTGGATTGGAACCGGAGTGTTCCTCATCGGTGGATTAATGAGCGCCGCTAATCGACGCCTCAAACGAAACTCTGCCCCCGGTTGA
- a CDS encoding cytochrome c maturation protein CcmE gives MVGRFADNPKRRTIMSDNSPVPLVPTMRGSTIIPVLISVVAIGVVAAVFSQGASPYITIAEARKLSSDRLNLGLELDKKSISRSIQTGAIEFDGKDKNGEKVHVIYKGDPVNNLDQAERVTAIGKLDGDNFVAEQLLTKCPSKYEAEKK, from the coding sequence ATGGTAGGGCGATTTGCTGACAACCCCAAACGTAGAACCATCATGTCGGACAACTCTCCGGTACCATTAGTTCCAACTATGCGAGGTTCCACGATCATTCCCGTTTTGATTTCGGTCGTCGCGATCGGAGTCGTTGCCGCCGTCTTCAGTCAAGGTGCCTCGCCGTACATCACAATTGCTGAGGCCAGGAAACTATCTTCCGACCGCCTAAATCTTGGATTGGAACTCGATAAAAAGTCAATTTCGCGGAGCATCCAAACCGGAGCCATCGAGTTCGACGGCAAAGACAAGAACGGAGAAAAAGTTCACGTGATTTACAAAGGTGACCCGGTAAACAATCTGGATCAGGCTGAGCGAGTCACAGCAATCGGCAAGCTTGATGGAGACAATTTCGTCGCCGAGCAACTTCTTACTAAGTGCCCGAGCAAGTACGAGGCCGAGAAGAAGTAG
- a CDS encoding ribonuclease H-like domain-containing protein codes for MLENTFIHIPGVGTQMEQALWKRGCLTWQDALDNLGDLSFGAADLDKVERVLNRSVEALAQGEHQFFTPLLGLKEAWRAFPSFRDSVAYVDIETDGGKGGNSITMIGLYDGHEFECFVRKQSLESFRDRISHFSMIVTFFGASFDLPIILKAFPRLVLDQVHLDLCPTLKSVGVGGGLKKIEKFFGIDRGGDTDGLNGYDAILLWRKWEMTRNQGALDRLIAYNREDVVNMERLAEIAYEMKKSATFDAVFASDYLA; via the coding sequence TTGCTAGAAAACACATTCATCCACATTCCCGGGGTCGGCACCCAAATGGAGCAGGCCCTGTGGAAGCGTGGTTGCCTCACTTGGCAGGATGCGCTGGATAATCTTGGCGACTTGTCTTTCGGAGCAGCTGACTTAGATAAGGTTGAGCGAGTTCTCAACCGGTCTGTTGAAGCCCTTGCTCAAGGTGAGCACCAGTTCTTTACGCCGCTTCTGGGCCTCAAGGAAGCGTGGCGAGCGTTTCCCTCGTTCCGAGACTCGGTCGCCTATGTGGATATCGAGACCGATGGCGGGAAGGGCGGAAATTCAATCACGATGATCGGGCTTTACGACGGTCACGAGTTTGAGTGTTTCGTTCGGAAGCAGTCCCTCGAGTCTTTTCGAGATCGAATCAGTCATTTTTCGATGATCGTGACGTTCTTTGGAGCGTCATTCGATCTGCCGATCATCCTGAAGGCATTTCCTCGTTTGGTCTTGGATCAAGTTCACCTTGACCTTTGCCCAACGTTAAAATCGGTTGGGGTTGGAGGCGGCCTAAAGAAGATTGAGAAGTTCTTCGGGATTGATCGCGGGGGAGATACCGATGGCCTTAACGGCTACGATGCGATTCTGCTGTGGCGCAAGTGGGAGATGACCAGGAATCAAGGTGCACTCGATCGGCTGATCGCCTATAACCGCGAGGATGTGGTCAACATGGAGCGCTTGGCGGAAATCGCATATGAGATGAAGAAATCCGCCACGTTCGATGCAGTATTTGCCAGTGACTACTTAGCGTAA
- a CDS encoding sugar phosphate isomerase/epimerase has translation MVSSLILAAALAKPMPFKLCVQAWTFHEFTAFQAIEKAAAAGAKYMELFPGQKLKDGGESSVGPWMSPADQAALKAQFEKYKIQPVAFGVTGIESDINKARPLFVWAKSMGIEILNTESSDSMDTIEKLVKEFDIKVGFHNHPKQPNNPKYVIWDPNFVYNLVKNRDKRIGSCADTGHWVRSGIKPVDALNILKGRVVSSHLKDLHEFTPGGHDMPYGQGVSDVPGILGIYNKINMTGSVSVEYEYNWQTNVPEVAQCLGFVRGLYAK, from the coding sequence ATGGTCTCTAGCCTGATTCTCGCCGCCGCTCTAGCAAAACCGATGCCCTTCAAGCTGTGCGTCCAGGCTTGGACGTTTCACGAGTTCACCGCCTTTCAGGCCATCGAGAAGGCCGCAGCAGCTGGGGCCAAGTATATGGAGCTGTTTCCTGGTCAAAAGCTGAAGGACGGTGGCGAATCCAGCGTCGGTCCATGGATGTCGCCTGCAGACCAGGCTGCGCTCAAAGCTCAGTTCGAGAAGTATAAAATTCAACCCGTCGCCTTCGGGGTCACCGGAATCGAAAGCGATATCAACAAGGCACGTCCGCTCTTCGTTTGGGCGAAGTCGATGGGAATCGAAATCCTCAATACCGAGAGTTCGGATTCTATGGACACCATCGAGAAACTGGTCAAGGAGTTTGACATCAAGGTCGGGTTCCACAACCATCCGAAGCAGCCGAACAATCCGAAGTACGTGATCTGGGATCCAAACTTCGTTTACAACCTCGTCAAGAATCGCGACAAGCGCATCGGCTCATGCGCCGACACCGGGCACTGGGTTCGCTCGGGAATCAAGCCGGTTGACGCCCTCAACATTCTTAAGGGTCGAGTGGTGAGTAGTCACCTTAAGGACCTTCACGAGTTCACTCCAGGCGGCCACGACATGCCGTATGGCCAAGGCGTCTCCGACGTCCCCGGAATCCTGGGGATCTACAACAAGATCAACATGACCGGTTCGGTGAGCGTCGAGTACGAATACAACTGGCAAACCAACGTCCCCGAAGTTGCCCAATGTTTGGGCTTCGTGCGCGGCCTTTACGCTAAGTAG
- a CDS encoding NUDIX domain-containing protein, with protein MAVKKFPSGSYGRQTLQFYPAPYKSQIRAFAALVFPWKDEEVLLCNIEDRGWCIPSGRVEAYETSLDAVKREALEEAGAQLDSIQYIGCYHIREKSEVRWADVYTARVVGLQEITATEESLGRQFVTMEALPSIYYQWDPQTEMVFDHALNVMRRAANL; from the coding sequence ATGGCGGTAAAGAAGTTTCCTTCTGGAAGCTACGGTCGCCAAACTCTCCAGTTCTATCCCGCGCCCTACAAGTCTCAAATCCGGGCATTTGCGGCACTTGTGTTCCCTTGGAAGGACGAAGAAGTGTTGCTCTGCAACATCGAAGACCGAGGGTGGTGCATTCCGTCAGGTCGAGTCGAGGCCTATGAGACATCGCTTGACGCGGTGAAACGGGAAGCTCTTGAAGAGGCCGGAGCCCAGCTCGATTCGATTCAATACATCGGCTGCTATCACATTCGAGAGAAGTCCGAGGTTCGCTGGGCCGATGTCTATACAGCGCGGGTAGTGGGCTTGCAGGAGATTACGGCCACCGAAGAATCGCTTGGGAGACAATTTGTGACCATGGAGGCACTTCCCTCGATCTATTACCAGTGGGACCCTCAAACTGAAATGGTTTTCGATCACGCTTTGAACGTCATGCGCCGCGCCGCGAACCTTTGA